The sequence below is a genomic window from Streptomyces sudanensis.
GGGCTCCACGACCAAGATCATGACCGCCCAGGTGGTGCTCGCGAAGGCGAACCTGAACCTGGACGCCAAGGTCACGGTCCAGAAGGCGTACAGCGACTACATCGTCTCGAAGAACGCCTCGTCGGCCCGCCTGATCGTGGGGGACAAGGTGACGGTGCGGCAGCTGCTGTACGGGCTGATGCTCCCGTCGGGTTGCGACGCCGCGTACGCCCTGGCCGACACCTACGGCACCGGCTCCACCCGGGCGGCGCGCGTGAAGTCGTTCATCGGCCAGATGAACGACACCGCCAGGCGCCTCGGCATGAAGAACACGCACTTCGACTCCTTCGACGGCATAAGCAGCGGAGCGAACTACTCGACGCCGCGCGACCTGACGAAACTCGCCAGCAACGCGCTGAAGAACCCCACCTTCCGCACCATCGTGAAGACGCGGTCCACCACCCAGAGGGTCACGACGAAGAGCGGCGGCTACCGCAACATGTCGTGGACCAACACCAACAAGCTGCTCGGCACCTACTCCGGAGCCATCGGCGTGAAGACCGGCTCCGGGCCGGTGGCGAAGTACTGCCTGGTCTTCGCCGCCACCCGGAACGGCAAGACGATCATCGGCACGGTCCTGGCGTCCTCCTCCGAGGCGAACCGCACGGCCGACGCCACCAAGCTGCTGGACTACGGCTTCAAGAGGTAGGCGCCTCCGGCGTCCCGCAGGCGGGGGCCGCCCGCGACCTTCACGGTCGGGGGCGGCCCCCGTCGCCGCGCACACCGGCGCGCTTGCCCGGGGCCGGACCGCCGGAGGCCCTCGCGGCGTCTCCTCGCGAACTCCCGCCGTTCACACGGGAAGGGCCTTCCGGAACAGGAAGGCCCTTCCCGTGTGAACGGCGGGGAGAAGAGGAGATCAGTGCTTGAAGGCGTCCTTGGCCTTCTCCTTGGCCTCGCGGGCGTCGCCCGTGCTCTTCTCCGCCTGCCCCTCGGCGGCCATGCGGTCGTTGCCCGTGGCGCTGCCCAGGGCCTCCTTGGCCTTGCCCTTGGCCTGCTCGGTCTTCGCCTTCGCCTTCTCGCCGGCAGTCATCGAAAACGCCTCCTCGTGGATTTTGTGCCGCTTTCGCGGTAATCGCCTCGTGCCCCCGAACCCCTCCGGCAAACCGGGCGGACACGGACGGGGGGAAGGCAACGGCGGGGGCGGAAGCCGGGNGGGAGGCCGGTGAGCGCGGTTCCCCCGCTTCCCGTTCCCGTTCTTCCGGCACCGGCCTCCCACGGCGCCGGTGCCGGTGCCGCCGCCGAGGCACCGGGCGGGCCGCTCTCACCGCCCCGGGGCGTGGACGAGCCGGTGCAGGCGCAGCGCCAGCTGGATCTCCAGGGCGCGGGCGGGACTGTTCCAGTCCGGGCCGAGGAGCCGCGCGACGCGGTCGAGGCGCTGGACGACCGTGTTGACGTGGACGTGGAGGGACTCCTTGGCGCGGGAGAGGCTGGTCCCCCGGTCGTAGTAGGCGTGCAGGGTGCGCAGCAGTTCGGTGCCGCGCTCCGCGTCGTAGGCGAGGACGGGACCGAGGACCCGTTCGACGTACGAGCCGATGTCGGCCCGGTCGCCGAGCAGGACCCCGACGAAGCCGAGGTCGGCGGTGTCGGCCCCGTCCCCGGCGCGGCCGAGGGCGTGGAGCGCCGTGAGGCAGCGCACCGCCTCGGCGTGGAGGGCGGCGTGCTCCTCCGGGCCGTGCCCGGGGCCGGCCGCGCCGACGGTGACGGGGGTGCCGAGGGCGCGGGTGAGATCGGCGGCGAGACCGCGGGCGAGGGCGCCGGGCCGTTCGCACGGCGCCAGCAGGACGGTGCGGCCGTGCCGGGTGCCCGCCAGGCCGCCGAGCCCGCGGGCGGTACGGGCGGTCTCCGCGGAGAGCCGGGCGCGCGAGGCCGGCGCGCAGTCGAGGACGGCGACGGCGTGGGGCCGGGCCAGGTCGACGCCGAGGCGCCGGGCCCGGAGGGTGTGGCTGCCCCCGTCCCAGTGGGCCGAGGAGGCGGGCCCCGCGAGGAGGTCGTCGAGGAGTTCGCCGCGTATCCGGTCCTCGGTCTCGGCGACCGACCGGCGCATCATCAGCAGCATCGCGGTGACGAGCGCCGCGCGTTCGAAGAGGCGCCGGTCGGCCTCGGAGAGGTCGCCCCGACCGGTCAGCACGATGCCGCCCAGCGGTTCGGCGCCCGCCAGCACGGCACAGGTCCAGACGCCGTCCGCGCGGACCGCGCGGCCGTCGGCGCGCGAGGCCGCGAGGTCCTCGGCGCGGGGCGCCGCCGGTTCGCCGCCGGTACGGGCCAGTTCGCTGCCGTCGATGTCGTGGACGGCCACCTCGCCGCCGAGCAGCGAGGCGATCTCGGCCGCCATGTCGTCGACGCCCGCGCCGCGCAGCACCAGCCTGGTGAGGCGGTCGTGGGCGTCGGAGGCCCGGCGCAGCGCCTCGCTGTGGGCCCGGGCCGTCGCGTTGGCGGCTTCGAGCCGGGCGAGGGCGCTGCGGGTCTCCTCCAGGAGGCGGGCGCTGTCGATCGCGACGGCGGCGTGGTCGGCGAGCGAACCGAGCAGGGCGATGGCGTCGGGGGTGAAGTCGCGCGGGAAGCGGTTCCCCGCGAACAGCACCCCGATGACCTCCTTCCCCACCCGCAGCGGGACGCCGAGGATGCCGCGCAGCCCCTCCTCGGCCACGCCGTCGTCGATGGGCCCGGTGTGGCGGTACCGCCGGTCGGTGCGGTAGTCCCTGCTGGCGTAGGGGCGCGCGGTCTGCGCGACCAGCCCGCCCAGCCCCTCTCCCATGCCCAGCCGGAGCTGCTGGAAGGCCGCCGAGACGGACCCGTCGGTGACGCGCATGAACGTGGCCTGCTCGGCGGGGTCGTTGAGGGTGAGGTAGGCGACGTCGGCGCCCAGCAGCGTCCTCGCCCGGCGGACGATGGCGCGGAGCACGGCGTCCAGGTCCCGCAAGCCCGCCAGGTCCCCCGCGGTGTCGAACAGCGCGACGAGTTCCGCCTCCCGGCGGCGGTGCTGGTCCAGTACGCGCCGTACGGACAGGGCCGCCTCGGTGGCCTCCTCGACGAGGGCGACGTCCGCCGGGGCGGCCCCGCCGGCCCGCGACCGGGCGGGCTGGGCGGCGAGCTCCTCGGCGGGGGCGCCGGCGGCCAGGAGGTCCAGCAGGCGGCGGGCGGCCGCCTCGGCGGGTGAGGACGCCTCGGCGTCGGTCCGGTGGCCGTCGGTCATGGGGCCTCCTCGCGGGCCGTGTTCGTGGTCGGTCGTGGCGCCCCGGTCCGCCCGGCCCGCCCGTGCCGCGGCGGCGGACCGGGCGGGCCGCGGGCGCGGCGCTACCCCGGTCCGCCCGCGCCGGCCCGGAGGGCGGCCGCCGGCCCCTCGTCCCGCGGGCGGGCGAGGTCGCGGCCCCGGGTCTCCCGGGCGACCGCCACGGTGACCGTGGTGACCACGGCGGCCAGGCACAGGTAGACGCTGACGGGGAGGGACGAATCGTAGTCCTTGAGGAGTTCCACGGCGATGACGGGAGCGAGGGCGCCGGCGACGATGGAGGCGAGCTGGGAACCCATGGAGGCCCCGGAGTAGCGGACCTCGGTGTCGAACATCTCGGAGATGAACGCGGCCTGCGGCCCGTACATCGCCCCGTGCAGCAGCAGGCCGGCGGTGACGGCCAGCGTGATCACGGCGAACGACCCGGAGTCGACCAGGCCGAAGAACACGAACGCCCAGACGGCCATCCCCGCGGAGCCGACGAGGATGACCGGACGCCTGCCCACCCGGTCGGACAGCGCCCCCCACAGGGGGATGGCGAGGAAGTGGACGGCGGAACCGATGAGGACGGCGTTCAGCGCGGTCCCCTTGGGCAGTTCCAGGTGCACGGTGACGTACACCAGCAGGAACGAGGTCAGGACGTAGTACGAGATGTTCTCGCCGAAGCGCGTGCCGATGGCGCAGAGCACCTCGCGCCGGCTGCGCCGGAACACCTCGACGACCGGCACCGTCTCCTTCGCGCCCCGCGCGGCCGCCGCCTCGGCCCTGGCCTGCGCCTCCAGGAACACCGGGGACTCGGACACCGAGACCCGGATCCACAGGCCGATCACCACCAGGAGCCCCGACAGCAGGAACGGCACGCGCCAGCCCCAGGACTGGAAGGCCGCGTCGGACTGGAACGCGGCGAGCAGCGCCAGCACGCCGGTGGCGAGCAGGTTGCCGCCGGGAGCCCCGGCCTGCGGCCAGGAGGCCCAGAAACCGCGGTGCTCGTCCCCGCCGTGCTCGGAGACGATCAGGACCGCCCCGCCCCACTCGCCGCCCAGCGCGAAGCCCTGGACCAGGCGCAGCACGGTCAGCAGGATCGGCGCGCCGACGCCGATGGTCTCGTACGTGGGCAGCAGCCCCATCGCGAAGGTCGCGCCGCCCATCATCAGCAGACTGATCACCAGCAGCTTCTTGCGCCCGACCTTGTCGCCGTAGTGCCCGAAGACGATGCCGCCCAGCGGCCGGGCGACGAACCCGATGGCGTACGTGACGAAGGCGATCAGCGTGCCCACCAGCGGATCGGCGCTGGGGAAGAACAGCGTGTTGAACACCAGGGCGGCGGCCGAGCCGTAGAGGAAGAAGTCGTACCACTCGATGGTGGTGCCGATGAGGCTGGCGGCGACGATGCGCTTGAGGCTGGACGGGGCTGGGGGAGCGGTCGCGGGCGACGGCATCGGCACCACTTCCTCGTGTGCGATGGGGACGGTTGCGTGTCGCCACACCGTAGGAACGCCCACGCCGGAGGCGTATGTGATGGGGCGCCACAGTTGTCGGCGCAAGTGTGTCCACCATCTACACCCCGGACGGCGGAGCCGCCCGGCACGGGGCCGGGGGGCGGTGCGCCGCCACGCGGCGGCCGGAGGCCTCGGCGGCGGTGACCACGGCCACCCCGTGCGGTCCACCGCGAACTCCGGCACCCGGGGCGTTTGCGGCGCGCGGACCGTGCGGGCGGCGCCGGCCCGGCCCCGCGTGCCGCCCGCCCGGGCCACCGGGCCCCGGCGCCTTCCGGGAAGCGGCACGTACCCCTTGGGGCCCCGCCGTCGCACACGCCCGGGCAGGGACCCGCAGCCGGGCCGGGAGCCGGCCGTGCCCGGCCCGGCACGACCGGCACGGCGCGGGCGGCCGCGACGCGGGCGGCAGCGGTCAGGCGACGAGGCCGAGCCGCGGGCCGCCCCGGTCGCGCAGGCGCCGGAAGAAGGCCAGCACGCCCGCGGAGCCCCCGGCCCAGGTGGCGCTCGGCCCGGTGAGACCGGTGTCCGGGAACACGGGCCGGGACCAGGTGCCGCCGCTGCGGCTCAGGATGAGCAGGGCGACGGTCTCGGCCGCGTCCCGGAACTCCTCGGACGCGGACGCCTCCGCGACGTCCACCATCAGGTCGCCCACCCCGGCCAGTCCGCAGCACTGCGTGACCAGCGGCATCCGCGGCGCCAGGGCGGCGCAGGCGCGCGCGGCCCGCCGGGCGAGGTCGAGGTACCCGGGCTCACCGAGGTGGCCGGCGGCCCGGACGAGCACGCTCCCGATACCGGCCAGGCCCCGGCACCACGAACCGTAGCGGCGCGTCGCCCCGGGCTCCGAGGCCGCGGCGATGATGTCCGGTGTCACGGCGGCCAGGCGCGCGGCGGCCTTCCCGGCGCGGCCGATCGTGTCCGGGTCGCCGGTCGCGGCGCCGTATTCGAGCAGGAAGCAGACGACGCCCGCCTCGCCGTGCGCGACGCCCTCGCGGAGTGCGGCGCTGCCGGCCGTGTCCGGACCGGCCGGGGCCAGCCGGGCGGTGCCCGACGCCAGCATCCGGTCGCAGTCCGCGGCGACGGCGAGGTGCCGGTCCGCGATGTGCCGGCGACCGGCCCGGAGGGCGTGCCGGGCGAGCAGCAGCCGGCCGAGGCCGACCCCGGCGGCGCCCGCGATCAGATCCGCCTCCGGTGGCCCGCCGTCCGGCGCGCGGCCCGGCAGGACGGGGTGCCCCGGCCGCGCTCCGGCCTCAGCTCCCGCCTCCGCGAGGAAGAGCTCGACACCGGTGCGTCCCGTGTAGAGGCCGGGCGGCAGGTTCCTGGACTGCTCCGCCGTCCACCGCGCCAACGCGGTGACCGCCGCACGCACCTGGGGCCGGTGCGTGTGGTGGAGGAGTTCCAGCCCGAGTCCCGAACTGCCGCCGTAGACGTCGATCGACGTGGGGACGTTCCGCCGTGCGGCCCGCACCGGGTCCGCGATCGCGTGCGCCTCGCCGGCGCAGAACGCGGCCGTGTGCTCGATGACCTCGTCCAGCAGGGCGTCGTCGATCCGGGGGCGCGCGGGCCGGCGCGCGGTTCCGGTCGTACCGGTGCGCAGGCGGTCGGCGGCGGCGGTCCGCACGTCCGGGTCGAAGCTCAGCAGACCGGTGATCGCCGACCGGATCCCCCGGTGGGCGCGCCCGGGCAGCGCCCATGCCAGGCATGCCAGGGTCCGGTCCCGGTTGACGCCGTGGTCGGCGTCGACGATCACCGGGTCCATGCCGGTGGCGGCGAAGAAGAGGGTCGCGCCGAGGGCGTAGTGGTCGTCGGCGGGGGCGGCCGGTCCGGTCGCCCGCAGAACCGGCTCGCCGTATCCGGGGGTCGCCCCTCCCGGCCCCACGCCGTTCCACTCGCTGATCCCGAAGTCGACCACGTGGCAGTGGCCGGGACCGGAGTCGTCGAGTACGACGTTGTCGGGCTTGAGGTCGCGGACGACCACGTTCCGGCCGTGGACCGCGTCCAGGACGCGCAGGAGCCGGGAGGCGAGGGCGGACAGGGCGCGCGCCGGCCGGGCGCCGCCGTCC
It includes:
- the lanL gene encoding class IV lanthionine synthetase LanL: MAVSIAGRSGWSDDMWSYLSDPRMPAMEHGWKLHVSARPGDLDAVIRLVLPVLSRHVCHAKFARDPRTLRRLNSGTVSAGSVGKAITVYPPAGTVAEVARELVAVLRGREGPRVVSDRRVDPEAPVYYRYGPFTGDYRTGRSGRLESVMTGPDGRVFDGLAVGRYRCPPWAEDPFATGSGEDREPSAPGFGGGRYTVTAGIARAARGNVYRAVDHALGRPVVVKQARAFVGEDESGRDARHRLRNERTVLAALDGVTGVPRALDYFAHRSDEYLVTSSCGDRDLRREVLRNGPYRDGGARPARALSALASRLLRVLDAVHGRNVVVRDLKPDNVVLDDSGPGHCHVVDFGISEWNGVGPGGATPGYGEPVLRATGPAAPADDHYALGATLFFAATGMDPVIVDADHGVNRDRTLACLAWALPGRAHRGIRSAITGLLSFDPDVRTAAADRLRTGTTGTARRPARPRIDDALLDEVIEHTAAFCAGEAHAIADPVRAARRNVPTSIDVYGGSSGLGLELLHHTHRPQVRAAVTALARWTAEQSRNLPPGLYTGRTGVELFLAEAGAEAGARPGHPVLPGRAPDGGPPEADLIAGAAGVGLGRLLLARHALRAGRRHIADRHLAVAADCDRMLASGTARLAPAGPDTAGSAALREGVAHGEAGVVCFLLEYGAATGDPDTIGRAGKAAARLAAVTPDIIAAASEPGATRRYGSWCRGLAGIGSVLVRAAGHLGEPGYLDLARRAARACAALAPRMPLVTQCCGLAGVGDLMVDVAEASASEEFRDAAETVALLILSRSGGTWSRPVFPDTGLTGPSATWAGGSAGVLAFFRRLRDRGGPRLGLVA
- a CDS encoding CsbD family protein translates to MTAGEKAKAKTEQAKGKAKEALGSATGNDRMAAEGQAEKSTGDAREAKEKAKDAFKH
- a CDS encoding MFS transporter — translated: MPSPATAPPAPSSLKRIVAASLIGTTIEWYDFFLYGSAAALVFNTLFFPSADPLVGTLIAFVTYAIGFVARPLGGIVFGHYGDKVGRKKLLVISLLMMGGATFAMGLLPTYETIGVGAPILLTVLRLVQGFALGGEWGGAVLIVSEHGGDEHRGFWASWPQAGAPGGNLLATGVLALLAAFQSDAAFQSWGWRVPFLLSGLLVVIGLWIRVSVSESPVFLEAQARAEAAAARGAKETVPVVEVFRRSRREVLCAIGTRFGENISYYVLTSFLLVYVTVHLELPKGTALNAVLIGSAVHFLAIPLWGALSDRVGRRPVILVGSAGMAVWAFVFFGLVDSGSFAVITLAVTAGLLLHGAMYGPQAAFISEMFDTEVRYSGASMGSQLASIVAGALAPVIAVELLKDYDSSLPVSVYLCLAAVVTTVTVAVARETRGRDLARPRDEGPAAALRAGAGGPG
- a CDS encoding helix-turn-helix domain-containing protein, which gives rise to MTDGHRTDAEASSPAEAAARRLLDLLAAGAPAEELAAQPARSRAGGAAPADVALVEEATEAALSVRRVLDQHRRREAELVALFDTAGDLAGLRDLDAVLRAIVRRARTLLGADVAYLTLNDPAEQATFMRVTDGSVSAAFQQLRLGMGEGLGGLVAQTARPYASRDYRTDRRYRHTGPIDDGVAEEGLRGILGVPLRVGKEVIGVLFAGNRFPRDFTPDAIALLGSLADHAAVAIDSARLLEETRSALARLEAANATARAHSEALRRASDAHDRLTRLVLRGAGVDDMAAEIASLLGGEVAVHDIDGSELARTGGEPAAPRAEDLAASRADGRAVRADGVWTCAVLAGAEPLGGIVLTGRGDLSEADRRLFERAALVTAMLLMMRRSVAETEDRIRGELLDDLLAGPASSAHWDGGSHTLRARRLGVDLARPHAVAVLDCAPASRARLSAETARTARGLGGLAGTRHGRTVLLAPCERPGALARGLAADLTRALGTPVTVGAAGPGHGPEEHAALHAEAVRCLTALHALGRAGDGADTADLGFVGVLLGDRADIGSYVERVLGPVLAYDAERGTELLRTLHAYYDRGTSLSRAKESLHVHVNTVVQRLDRVARLLGPDWNSPARALEIQLALRLHRLVHAPGR
- a CDS encoding D-alanyl-D-alanine carboxypeptidase family protein — translated: MKNTRRVTVACVTAGTILTGGAFAAPAQAATPKPPAIVAKGGFVMNNGTGTALYTKAADTRLATGSTTKIMTAQVVLAKANLNLDAKVTVQKAYSDYIVSKNASSARLIVGDKVTVRQLLYGLMLPSGCDAAYALADTYGTGSTRAARVKSFIGQMNDTARRLGMKNTHFDSFDGISSGANYSTPRDLTKLASNALKNPTFRTIVKTRSTTQRVTTKSGGYRNMSWTNTNKLLGTYSGAIGVKTGSGPVAKYCLVFAATRNGKTIIGTVLASSSEANRTADATKLLDYGFKR